One genomic window of Pseudomonadales bacterium includes the following:
- a CDS encoding EamA family transporter, protein MTKSINIAIALILVYLVWGTSYLAIRVAVQEIPPFLFCSIRLLIAAPLMLAFAFWRGEKLPASRKEWLFICGTAVIMQVFSSGFTAWGQQWVPSGETALIMSSSALWIAWFGSFGSAGDRVSKLTWASILLGLAGLVLLMSFGLAEQEIPFYGYGAILIAAFCWSAGSMVLRRYTINTQSIMTAALHIMVGAVLMGVISYAFERPEEPQWSSQSITALFYLAFFNSFLAYAAYYWLIHATRPVILGTFAYVTPAIAIMCGVLLLGEVLSAEQLFGSALILASVFLLVYFSRR, encoded by the coding sequence TTGACGAAATCCATAAATATAGCGATTGCCTTGATATTGGTTTATCTGGTTTGGGGTACGAGCTACCTGGCTATTCGAGTTGCTGTTCAAGAGATTCCGCCTTTCCTGTTTTGTAGTATCCGTTTGTTAATCGCCGCGCCATTGATGTTGGCGTTCGCATTTTGGCGTGGTGAAAAGTTACCGGCTTCCAGGAAAGAGTGGTTATTCATTTGTGGCACCGCCGTGATTATGCAGGTGTTTTCTAGTGGTTTTACAGCTTGGGGGCAGCAATGGGTGCCATCGGGTGAGACGGCCTTGATTATGAGTAGCTCGGCGCTGTGGATTGCCTGGTTCGGTTCGTTTGGTTCGGCTGGCGATCGGGTTAGTAAACTGACTTGGGCAAGTATTCTCCTTGGTCTTGCCGGGCTGGTTCTGTTGATGAGTTTCGGTCTGGCGGAGCAGGAAATCCCTTTCTACGGTTACGGAGCTATTTTGATTGCTGCTTTTTGCTGGTCGGCAGGCTCTATGGTGTTGCGTCGATACACAATTAACACACAATCGATTATGACAGCAGCGCTTCATATTATGGTTGGGGCTGTGCTTATGGGGGTGATTAGTTATGCTTTTGAACGTCCCGAAGAGCCTCAATGGAGCTCGCAGTCGATAACGGCATTGTTTTATTTGGCGTTTTTCAATTCATTTCTCGCATACGCAGCCTATTACTGGCTGATTCATGCAACACGTCCGGTTATCCTGGGTACTTTTGCATATGTTACACCTGCAATAGCCATTATGTGTGGGGTTTTGTTGCTCGGTGAAGTCTTGTCCGCCGAGCAGCTGTTTGGCTCTGCTCTGATTCTGGCTTCTGTATTTCTGCTGGTTTACTTTTCTCGGCGCTAG